CCCCACTCGTCGGCGGCTCGGCTGCCGCGCAGACCGGGCGCAACGGACGTGGTCCGGGCTTCGAGCCGATCGCGCCAAGCATGGTCGACGACGTCATCGTCCCGGACGGCTACGAGTACGGCGTTCTCCTGCGCTGGGGTGATCCGGTGCTGCCGGATGCACCGGCCTGGGACTTCAACAACCAATCGCCGGAGGCGCAGGCCGGTCAGTTCGGTTACAACTGCGACTTCGTCGCGTTCATGCCGCTGCCTTCCCGGTCGTCGAACAGCGGCAGGGGCCTGGTCTGGGTCAACCACGAGTACACGAACCCGGAGGTGATGTTCCCCGGGTACTCGAGCGATTCGCCCACCGCCGCGCAGGTCGACATCGAGCGCATGGCCCACGGCGGGTCGATCGTCACGGTCAAGCGGGACCGTCGCACCGGCCACATGCAGTTCGTGCAGGACGGCGGCTGGAACCGGCGCATCCACGCCGAGACGCCGATGGAGCTGACCGGCCCCGCGGCCGGCGACGCGCTGCTGCGGACCTCGGTCGACCCGACCGGCACGCAGGTGGCCGGCATGCTCAACAACTGCGCCGGCGGCGTCACGCCGTGGGGCACGATCCTGACCTGCGAGGAGAACTTCCACCAGTACTTCGCCAACCGTGCCGCCGTGAGCGACGACCGCGTCGCCGACCTGCATGCCCGCGTCGGCATCCCGGAGGGCGCCTCGGAACGCAAGTGGGAGCTGTTCCACAGCCGGTACGACGTTGCCCAGGAGCCGAACGAGCCCTTCCGGTTCGGCTGGACCGTCGAGATCGACCCCTACGACCCGACGTTCACGCCGCGCAAGCGCACCGCCCTCGGCCGCTACAAGCACGAGGGCGCCACGACCAGGCTGACCGCAGACAAGCGCGTCGCCGTCTACTCGGGTGACGACGAGGTGTTCGAGTACATCTACAAGTTCGTCACCGTCGGTCGCTATCGGCGCAACGATCGGGCGCACAACCTGGGTCTGCTCGACGAGGGCACGCTGTACGTCGCCCGCTTCGATATCGACGAGGACGGCAACGGCGTCGGCGAGTGGTTGCCGCTGGTCTTCGGCGAGGGTCCGCTCACACCCGAGAACGGCTTCGCGAGCCAGGCGGACGTCGTCATCGACGCACGCCGGGCGGGTGACCTCGTCGGAGCGACACCGATGGATCGTCCCGAGGACGTCGAGCCGAGCCCGCTGACCGGCGCCGTGTACGCCGCCCTGACCAACAACACGTCCCGGACCGAGCCGAACGCGGCGAACCCGCGCAGCCCGAACCGCGGCGGGCACGTCATCGAGTGGAACGAGGACGGCAACGACGCTGCCGCCACCACGTTCACGTGGCGGTTCCTGCTCATCTGCGGTGACCCGGACGACCCGACGAC
The Euzebyales bacterium DNA segment above includes these coding regions:
- a CDS encoding PhoX family phosphatase, producing the protein MELGRSSLPLLGQAGGRSLQTCRWKCAYDCFHDKPNRSGNEPFTSVVERGLTRRGFLKGAGAALVLTAATPLVGGSAAAQTGRNGRGPGFEPIAPSMVDDVIVPDGYEYGVLLRWGDPVLPDAPAWDFNNQSPEAQAGQFGYNCDFVAFMPLPSRSSNSGRGLVWVNHEYTNPEVMFPGYSSDSPTAAQVDIERMAHGGSIVTVKRDRRTGHMQFVQDGGWNRRIHAETPMELTGPAAGDALLRTSVDPTGTQVAGMLNNCAGGVTPWGTILTCEENFHQYFANRAAVSDDRVADLHARVGIPEGASERKWELFHSRYDVAQEPNEPFRFGWTVEIDPYDPTFTPRKRTALGRYKHEGATTRLTADKRVAVYSGDDEVFEYIYKFVTVGRYRRNDRAHNLGLLDEGTLYVARFDIDEDGNGVGEWLPLVFGEGPLTPENGFASQADVVIDARRAGDLVGATPMDRPEDVEPSPLTGAVYAALTNNTSRTEPNAANPRSPNRGGHVIEWNEDGNDAAATTFTWRFLLICGDPDDPTTYFAGFPKELVSPISSPDNLLFDRRYNLWIATDGQPTFLGHNDAFHVVPLSGDSRGHVQQFLSVPVGAEACGPELTPDEQTLFCAVQHPGEGSTAASPSSTWPDRRSPPRPSLVTVVKADPRGGVRIGT